In the Parus major isolate Abel chromosome 4A, Parus_major1.1, whole genome shotgun sequence genome, one interval contains:
- the LOC107203887 gene encoding integrator complex subunit 6-like isoform X5 yields MPILLFLIDTSASMNQRAYLGTSYLDIAKGAVEIFMKLRARDPASRGDRYMLVTFDEPPYCIKAGWKENHATFMNELKNLQASGLTTLGQALRSSFDLLNLNRLVSGIDNYGQGRNPFFLEPSILITITDGNKLTNTAGVQEELHLPLNSPLPGSELTKEPFRWDQRLFALVLRLPGAASAEPEQLGSVPTDESAITQMCEVTGGRSYCVRTQRMLNQCLESLVQKVQSGVVINFEKSGPDPAPIGEDGLVDSSRPINSFASQPWHSCHKLIYVRPNPKTGVPVGHWPIPESFWPDQNSPTLPPRTAHPVVRFSCVDCEPMVIDKLPFDKYELEPSPLTQYILERKSPHTCWQMTCLRFTNLSQI; encoded by the exons ATGCCgatcctcctcttcctcataGACACGTCCGCCTCCATGAACCAGCGGGCGTACCTGGGCACCAGCTACCTGGACATCGCCAAGGGCGCCGTGGAGATCTTCATGAAG CTGCGGGCCCGGGACCCGGCCAGCCGCGGCGACAGGTACATGCTGGTTACGTTCGACGAGCCGCCCTACTGCATTAAG GCTGGATGGAAGGAAAACCATGCAACATTCATGAATGAACTGAAAAACCTTCAGGCTTCGGGACTGACAACCCTTGGTCAGGCACTCAGGTCATCGTTTGACTTGTTAAATCTCAATAGATTAGTGTCTGGAATAGACAATTATGGACAG GGAAGGAATCCGTTCTTTTTGGAGCCATCTATTTTGATTACTATCACGGACGGAAACAAACTGACAAATACAGCTGGAGTCCAAGAGGAG CTTCATCTTCCGTTGAATTCTCCTTTGCCTGGAAGTGAACTAACCAAAGAACCATTCCGTTGGGATCAAAGGCTGTTTGCTCTGGTACTGCGTTTGCCAGGAGCTGCATCTGCTGAACCAGAGCAGCTTGGGAGTGTGCCTACTGATGAATCTGCTATCACACAGATGTGTGAGGTTACAGGAG GTCGTTCGTACTGCGTTCGGACACAAAGAATGTTGAATCAATGTTTAGAATCTTTAGTTCAAAAAGTCCAAAGTGGAGTTGTTATTAACTTTGAGAAGTCAGGACCAGACCCTGCTCCTATTGGAGAAG ATGGACTTGTTGATTCATCCAGGCCCATCAATTCATTTGCTTCTCAGCCGTGGCATAGTTGTCATAAACTCATTTATGTACGGCCTAACCCTAAAACGGGTGTTCCTGTGGGGCATTGGCCAATCCCAGAATCTTTTTGGCCTGATCAGAATTCACCAACACTG CCTCCACGCACAGCCCACCCCGTGGTGAGGTTCTCCTGTGTGGATTGTGAGCCCATGGTCATAGACAAGCTTCCTTTTGACAAGTATGAGCTTGAGCCTTCACCCCTCACCCAGTACATCTTGGAACGAAAGTCTCCCCATACCTGCTGGCAG